The DNA window GCCGAGCCGGGCCACCGTATCTTCGGACCGGCAGAACTCGCGGAGCCGGTGCGCCACGCCCACCAGGACCGCGTCGCCGGCAGCGTGACCTGCGCTGTCGTTGACTTGCTTGAAGCCATCGAGATCGAGATAGAACACCGCCGCCGCCGCATCTTCGCCGCGCTTCGGATCGAGCTGATGCTTCATGCGGTCGAGCAAAAGCAGTCGATTTGGCAGACCCGTAAGGGGGTCGTGAAGTGCCTTTTCCTCAGTGACGTTGATCAGGCGGGCGGCGCGACGCACGAAGGTCAGGACCGTCACCGTCAGTACGAGATAGGCCACGAAGACCAGTACCAACCCCGGCGCGATGGCCTTGATGATCTCATCGCCAGGCAGGATGGGCTCCCAGACCAGCGCGTCACCCATGGTTCCGTCCTGGCTCATCAGCCTCAGACGACCGGGACCGTCGGTGGTCTGCCCGAACCCCGGCTCGTAGCTGAGGTTCGGCAGCATGAAGCTTTCAGCGATATACTTCATGCTGGCGCGGTCGACGCGGCGGCCAATCGCCAGGAGATAGCCGCCATCAGCCGGCTTTTCCCGATCGGCGACGGCATGGATCCCGGCGATTGCGAATAGTACTGGTGTGCCGTCGACCGCGATGAGCTGAGTTACCGTGTCGGCAATGCGACCGGCCCGCCAGCGGGCAATCATCTGACCGAAGGTAGGAGGCAGGACGCCGCGCGCCTCCTTCGATACGAGCCGACCATCGACTCTTGAGAACAGCGTGTGATCATCCGGGTCAAGAACGAAAAAAAAGGCATCAGCCTGCTCTGTCGTCAAATGACCGGCGAGCCATCCAGCGTCGAAAGCGTCGATGACGTGCGCCGCCGTCTCGTCGCGACCGGCCATGCCAGCCGCAGCGCTGGCGAGTTCGTCGGCGAAATGATGAAGGGCATTCTTTGCCGTGCGCTGCTGGAACTCAACGGCGAAGCGGTTCTGCTGAGAAGATAGCATCAGCACGCCGGCGGTAGCGCCGGCAAGCAAAAGAGCGATCAGGCCGAACATCGGCATGATCACCCGCAGGAAGAATCGGCGATCAAGGCTGGTCGTCGGTTTCATCGGGGCTCCAAAAGTATGGTCGCTTGACCGATATCTTGCGCCCCTTCAACCAATAATCCGTGGAGCTAAGGGAATTATCTCGGTATGACGAATGACACCTTACGAGAGTGAGCACTTTCGCCGTGGTCGTCTGCCGCCTATGGCAGAACCTCCAACAATTGTGCACCATCCGGGACTGGTCGCCAGCTTGACCTTTGTCCAAGCTTCCCCTAAACGAAAATGGATCGTGGTTTTTTGAGCCGACCGGCTTGCCGCCACGTTAAATAAGGCTGCTAAAAGGTCGGGACGGACATGTCGATTATTGACACCCGGCTCGCCACGCGCAGCCGGGTTCGTTTTTTTCCGGACCTTGACGAAGAAGGACAAGGACATGACCAAGGTCAACTGGCATCCCGACACCGCTCTCGTGCATGGCGGCACCCTGCGTTCGCAGTGGGGCGAAACGTCCGAGTCGATGTTCGTGACGCAGGGGTTCGTCTATGAGAGCGCCGAGCAAGCGGAGGCGCGTTTCCTGAACCTTGACCCTGGCTTCCAGTACAGCCGTTTCTCCAATCCGACCGTCACCATGTTCGAGGAGCGTATGGCGCTGCTGGAAGGCGCTCCGGTGGCGCGCGCGACCGCGACCGGCATGGCAGCGGTGACGGCGGCCATTCTGTCGCAAGCGTCGGCCGGCGACCACATCGTGGCGGCGCGGGCGCTGTTCGGTTCCTGTCGCTACATCGTCGAGGATCTGGCGCCTCGCTTCGGCATCTCGTGTACGCTGGTCGATGGCCGCGACCTCGATCAGTGGCGCGCGGCCGTTCGACCCAATACGCGCGTGTTCTTCTTCGAGAGCCCGACCAACCCGACGCTGGAGGTGGTCGACATCGCCGCCGTTGCCGAAATCGCCCATGCCGCCGGCGCGCGCCTGGTGGTCGACAACGTTTTCGCCACCGCCCTCTACCAAAAGCCGCTCGAACTCGGCGCCGATGTGGTTGCCTATTCGGCCACCAAGCATATCGACGGCCAGGGCCGCTGCCTGGGTGGCGTGGTCCTTTGTGACGAAGAGTTCCTGGAGAAATACCTGCAGGTGTTCCTGCGTCAGACCGGCCCGACCATGAGCCCTTTCAATGCCTGGGTGATGCTGAAGGCGCTTGAGACCTTCTCGCTCAGGGTGACGCGCCAGACCGAAAGCGCGGCGAAGATTGCCGCCTTCCTGGAAGGGCATTCTAAGATCGAGCAGGTGATCTACCCGGGTTCGGCCAGCCATCCGCAGGCTGACATCTGCGCCAAGCAGATGACGGGCGGTTCGACCATGATCGCCATTGAGGTGAAGGGTGGCCGCGACGGCGCCTTTGCCGCCCTCAACAAACTCGGCATCATCAAGATCTCCAACAATCTCGGTGATGCGAAGAGCCTCGTCACCCATCCTTCGACCACCACGCACCAGCGTTTCACCGAGGAGGTCCGGCAGGAACTCGGCATCCGTCAAGGTCTTCTGCGCCTCTCGGTCGGCCTTGAACATGTCGACGATCTGATCGCCGACCTCGAGCAGGCGCTCGGCGGCTGACCGCTGGATAATAACGCCTCCGAAATGAATTCGGTGTAGAAGGGGCGCATGCCGATCGACATGCGCCCCGCTCAGGCTCTCAAACTCTGGCACGACGTCTCGCTCGCTACGGTGCGCGAGAACGGTCCCGATCTATCGCCACGCCAGATCACTGTGCTGCTCACCGTGTACCTCGAGCCGCCGCCGCATACGGTGCGCGGCCTTGCCGAAAAGCTCGGCGTCACCAAGCCGGCGATCA is part of the Pleomorphomonas sp. PLEO genome and encodes:
- a CDS encoding diguanylate cyclase domain-containing protein, which gives rise to MKPTTSLDRRFFLRVIMPMFGLIALLLAGATAGVLMLSSQQNRFAVEFQQRTAKNALHHFADELASAAAGMAGRDETAAHVIDAFDAGWLAGHLTTEQADAFFFVLDPDDHTLFSRVDGRLVSKEARGVLPPTFGQMIARWRAGRIADTVTQLIAVDGTPVLFAIAGIHAVADREKPADGGYLLAIGRRVDRASMKYIAESFMLPNLSYEPGFGQTTDGPGRLRLMSQDGTMGDALVWEPILPGDEIIKAIAPGLVLVFVAYLVLTVTVLTFVRRAARLINVTEEKALHDPLTGLPNRLLLLDRMKHQLDPKRGEDAAAAVFYLDLDGFKQVNDSAGHAAGDAVLVGVAHRLREFCRSEDTVARLGGDEFVMVIPTNDRRVAEARADAVLAALSSPYHHNGHVLTVGVSIGVAMAPEHGLDVAALLHKADSALYAAKQAGKGLVRFYRKSMRSERAYGEPLVLMASGI
- a CDS encoding O-succinylhomoserine sulfhydrylase, which codes for MTKVNWHPDTALVHGGTLRSQWGETSESMFVTQGFVYESAEQAEARFLNLDPGFQYSRFSNPTVTMFEERMALLEGAPVARATATGMAAVTAAILSQASAGDHIVAARALFGSCRYIVEDLAPRFGISCTLVDGRDLDQWRAAVRPNTRVFFFESPTNPTLEVVDIAAVAEIAHAAGARLVVDNVFATALYQKPLELGADVVAYSATKHIDGQGRCLGGVVLCDEEFLEKYLQVFLRQTGPTMSPFNAWVMLKALETFSLRVTRQTESAAKIAAFLEGHSKIEQVIYPGSASHPQADICAKQMTGGSTMIAIEVKGGRDGAFAALNKLGIIKISNNLGDAKSLVTHPSTTTHQRFTEEVRQELGIRQGLLRLSVGLEHVDDLIADLEQALGG
- a CDS encoding MarR family transcriptional regulator, translating into MPIDMRPAQALKLWHDVSLATVRENGPDLSPRQITVLLTVYLEPPPHTVRGLAEKLGVTKPAITRALDTMGELKLLGRRRDEADRRNVIVHRTVEGALFLEHLADVIVDKAKELPR